The sequence ATATCGATGATGGACGACACGAGGATGCGCCCAATGTCTCGTTCCCGCCACTCATGGATGCGGAGCGTGCGCGCGGGTGCCCTTGCCATTGTCCTCTGGCCAGTATTCATGGGGCTCGCGTTTGGTGTGGAGTGGCAAGGAGAGGGAACTGTACTCTCCCTACTATGCAGAGCGGAAGATGGTCTTTCTGGACCACGAGGCAATCGAAGGGTGTATGCCTCCGATGAAGATGGCCTTCTTTGTCACCTCGCCTGACTTGATCGAGGACCTCAACACGGGTGATCGCGTGGGGTTTTCGTTTACGATCGACGGGCCAATGATCGTGATCAACAAGATCACAAAGGAAGAGGACTAGCGCAACCAAGGGTACTGGGGAGGCAACACCAGACCGGATAGCATCATGAAGAAACGCAGCTTGAGACAAAAGCGTGTTCTCGGGGCCCTTGTGTTCGTTGCGGCCTCCGGCCTTCTCGTGATTGCCCTTTCCGTTGCCATTGCCCCCAACATTGAGAACACACATGCCGTGAAGGGCAGGCAACGCAACATGCTTTTGGAAGGGCGCGACGCATGGCGGCTCCCGGACTTCACCTTCATCGAGCGGAGTGGCAAGCTGGTCACGCTGGCCAACCTCCGGGGAAAAGTCTGGATTGCCGACCTCATCTGGACACGGTGTTCAGATGCCTGCCCGCTGATGAGCGCGGTGATGGCGAGGCTTCAGACCGAATTCGCCGACGAACCCGAGCTCCGCCTGGTTTCATTCAGCGTCGACCCCCAATTCGACACCCCGGCCGTCCTCGCCTCCTATGCCGCCAAATTCGGTGCAGATCGCGATCGGTGGTTATTCCTCACGGGAGAGAAGAAGGCCATATACCATGTGATTCAAAAGGGATTCAAGTTGCTCGTGTTCGACCCCGACGATGCAAAAGCCTCCGACGATCCGGAACCGCGAGGCAGGCCGGTCCCGGAGGGATGGCTTGGTCCCGCAGTGGCCTGGGCGCATGGTATTGGCGAGCACCGGAAAAAACCGGTGATTCACAGTGATCGATTCGTCCTGGTGGATCGGGCTGGGCGGATTCGAGGCTACTACCGCAGCGCCGACTCCAAGGACCTGATACGCCTGAAGCAGGATACGTGGAAGCTCCTGCGGACCGGGGGCACCTGATATGGACATGTGGGCTACGGTCCCCGACCGGAAGGGGCCGCCGAGGTTACCAGCACCGCGGCTTGACACAATTTGACCAGTGGAGGATACTTTAACACCTTGCCCAGCCATTTTCAGCAGTTGCGGACGGTCCATCCGGAGGAAAGCATTGGTCAAGCTTTAGCAGAAAGAGATCTTAGGAGATGATCAGCGATGAAAACCGTCAGGCATATTTTGCAAGATAAAGGACATAACATATGGCACACAACACCCGATGCGCTGGTGTATGATGTCTTGAAAATCATGGCGGAAAAGGAAGTGGGATCGTTACTGGTCCTTGAGGAGGGGAAATTGGTTGGCATTATCTCGGAAAGGGATTACGCCCGGAAGGTCATTCTCAAAGGGAAATCCTCCCTGGACACCCCCGTCAGGGAGATTATGACCCCAAAGGTGATTTCTGTACGCCCAGAAAATACCATCGAAGAATGCATGGCGCTGATGACGGACAAACATATCCGACACCTTCCCGTAGTCGTCGATGAGAAGGTGGTTGGCGTCGTCTCCATCGGCGACGTGGTCAAGGCTGAACTCGCCGAAAAGGACTTTTTGATAAAGCAGCTCAAAAACTACATTACGGGAGATAGATAGCGGTCACGCCAAGGATTTTATTCACTTTGTTTAAGGGAATGCCCTCAAGCTACGGTCTACATCAGCTCTTGACTCTCATGGGGACCTCTGGCAAGAGCTTCATGACGTCAACGTATCCAAGCAATTTGGACCACTCGGCTCCCTCACGGCAAAACTCCCTCCGGTCACAGTACCATGCCCTCCGTCCCCGTTCCTATTCAGGCACCCTTAACCGCTAGGGAAAGCTTGACATTCGCAGATGATGGCACGCGATCTTAGCCTGGGGGAAGTGTTGTGGTAGAATCAGGCCCGGAACGACTGTACGACTAGGCGGAGAATCGTTCGAGGGAGAATTGCATGAAAGTCGGGGTCCCCAAAGAGATCGTAGTCGGTGAGAATCGGGTGGCCCTGGTCCCTGATGCTGTTGGCCTGCTGCGAAAGGCGGGACCGCAGATCCTGTTCGAATCCGGAGCCGGAGAAAGTGCATTTTTTCCGGATCGTGCCTACGAGGCTGCCGGGGCTACGATCGTGTCCGATCCCGTCGCTCTGTTCACGGAGGCGGACGTAGTCCTCAAGGTGCAGACGCCCGCGCTCAATCCTGTCCTGGGCAAGCATGAGGTTGAGCTGATGCGGGAAGGCACCGTACTCATCAGCTTTTTGCAGCCCCTTAGCCACCCAGACCTAGTCAACCGCTTGGTAGAGCGGAAGATCACGAGCTTCAGCATGGACCTCATCCCTCGCATCGCCCGGGCCCAAAAGATGGATGCGCTCTCTTCGCAGAGCACAGTTGCGGGCTACAAGGCCGTGCTCGCTGCTGCAAGCTCGCTAGGCAAATTCTTTCCGATGCTGGTGACGGCGGCGGGAACCATTCCCCCGGCCAAGGTTCTGGTCCTGGGAGTTGGCGTGGCCGGGCTCCAGGCCATCGCAACGGCTCGGCGTCTTGGGGCAATGGTCCAGGCCTACGACATTCGGCCGGCCGTTAAGGAACAGGTGGAAAGTCTCGGCGGCACCTTCATTGAACTCGATCTAGGGGGGGGGAAGACGGAGGACGTGAGCGGATACGCGGAAGAGCTGACGGCGGAATCACACGAGCGAGAGAAGGTGTTGCTTCGCCGCCATGTCCCGAAGGCGGATATCGTCATCACCACGGCATTGATCCCAGGGAAACGGGCTCCCGTGCTGATCACCGCCGAGATGGTCCAGGATATGAAGGCCGGCTCGGTGATCGTGGACCTCGCTGCAGAGGCGGGTGGGAATTGCGAGCTGACCGAGCCCGACCGTGTTGTAACAAGGTACGGCGTCACCATCCACGGGCCGCTCAACATCCCGAGTGCCATGCCAGTGCATGCGAGCCAGATGTATTCAAAGAACATCTCAAGCTTCCTGCTTCAAATCGTACGCAACGGGAAACTTGAGTTTGATTTCAATGACCCGATCACCAACGATACATGCATCACGCATGAGGGAAGGGTGAGACAGCAATGAGCGAAGGCCTGGTTATTCTCTTGGTCATCTTCGTGCTCGCGATGTTCGTGGGCTTCGAGGTCATCACCAAGATTCCAAGCACGTTGCACACTCCACTGATGTCAGGATCGAACGCCATCTCGGGCATCACGATCATCGGTGCGATGATCGTGGCAGGGATGGGAGCCACGACACTCGCGACAATCCTCGGGGTAACTGCGGTGGTGTTCGCAATGATCAACGTGGTCGGCGGCTACGTCGTGACCGACCGGATGCTCCGGATGTTCAAGAAGAGGCCGGAGGCTGAGCGATCATGACCGGTTTCATCGAGCTCGCCTATCTTGTTGCCGCCTCCCTTTTCATCATCGGCCTCAAGCGTCTCGCTACGCCGGCCACGGCGCGGCAGGGGAATTTGCTCTCCGCGGTGGGCATGCTCATCGCGATTGTTGCCACCCTTTTTGACCAGCAGATTTTGAGCTTTCAGTGGATCGTCGTCGGAAGCGTGATCGGGGCGGCGCTAGGCCTTTGGATGGCCCGCACGGTTAAGATGACTGCCATGCCGCAGATGGTCGGGATCTTGAACGGCCTTGGCGGTGGGGCCTCGCAGCTTGTTGCCGCGGCCGTGTGGCATCGGCTCATGCAACCCGGAGCTACCCTTCCTCTGGACACCGCGGTCAGCATCTATGCGAGTACGTTCATCGGAGGGGTAACACTTTCTGGAAGCATTGTGGCCGCCGGGAAACTCCAAGAGATCATCCCCGGCCGACCGGTGCTCTTCCGATTCCAGCACCTGCTCAATCTGATCCTGCTCCTGGCCGGGGCATCGATGGGCGCCTATCTGCTGATCTC is a genomic window of Candidatus Methylomirabilota bacterium containing:
- a CDS encoding copper-binding protein yields the protein MWSGKERELYSPYYAERKMVFLDHEAIEGCMPPMKMAFFVTSPDLIEDLNTGDRVGFSFTIDGPMIVINKITKEED
- a CDS encoding SCO family protein, translating into MKKRSLRQKRVLGALVFVAASGLLVIALSVAIAPNIENTHAVKGRQRNMLLEGRDAWRLPDFTFIERSGKLVTLANLRGKVWIADLIWTRCSDACPLMSAVMARLQTEFADEPELRLVSFSVDPQFDTPAVLASYAAKFGADRDRWLFLTGEKKAIYHVIQKGFKLLVFDPDDAKASDDPEPRGRPVPEGWLGPAVAWAHGIGEHRKKPVIHSDRFVLVDRAGRIRGYYRSADSKDLIRLKQDTWKLLRTGGT
- a CDS encoding CBS domain-containing protein is translated as MKTVRHILQDKGHNIWHTTPDALVYDVLKIMAEKEVGSLLVLEEGKLVGIISERDYARKVILKGKSSLDTPVREIMTPKVISVRPENTIEECMALMTDKHIRHLPVVVDEKVVGVVSIGDVVKAELAEKDFLIKQLKNYITGDR
- a CDS encoding Re/Si-specific NAD(P)(+) transhydrogenase subunit alpha, with the translated sequence MKVGVPKEIVVGENRVALVPDAVGLLRKAGPQILFESGAGESAFFPDRAYEAAGATIVSDPVALFTEADVVLKVQTPALNPVLGKHEVELMREGTVLISFLQPLSHPDLVNRLVERKITSFSMDLIPRIARAQKMDALSSQSTVAGYKAVLAAASSLGKFFPMLVTAAGTIPPAKVLVLGVGVAGLQAIATARRLGAMVQAYDIRPAVKEQVESLGGTFIELDLGGGKTEDVSGYAEELTAESHEREKVLLRRHVPKADIVITTALIPGKRAPVLITAEMVQDMKAGSVIVDLAAEAGGNCELTEPDRVVTRYGVTIHGPLNIPSAMPVHASQMYSKNISSFLLQIVRNGKLEFDFNDPITNDTCITHEGRVRQQ
- a CDS encoding NAD(P) transhydrogenase subunit alpha; the encoded protein is MSEGLVILLVIFVLAMFVGFEVITKIPSTLHTPLMSGSNAISGITIIGAMIVAGMGATTLATILGVTAVVFAMINVVGGYVVTDRMLRMFKKRPEAERS